One genomic segment of Dysosmobacter sp. Marseille-Q4140 includes these proteins:
- a CDS encoding HAMP domain-containing protein, protein MFRSLHMKLMLILLLLITSLMAVVGAFLTTSVSSFYIDTFYQQMSDVFGEGNGDFIATLRSDAEAPDGAEQIRLLLDARAGELGIDYRTRNYFVLDGETGAFLAGSTDASELPREQTANLLTARNAVATGDASLVGDESDITASYMDVAIPIFGGDNAYIIYVLDNKDTVSGLNSQLFLIIMQALIIGLLISVLLSFLLSKTMVGPIEKLTASAEKVAAGDFDSRLTVESTDEIGILTGTFNEMAGVLQATLAAVENERNKLDTLFLHMTDGVVAFDHDGVLIHCNPAATSMLQRTVPAESTYDQLFGSVYPFREMLALQRPNYAEGEMLVGDRTLELYLAPFSDQASGGVLIVLHDVTEQHRNEERRKEFVANVSHELRTPLTNVRSYAETLRDGGGEIPQDTANSFLDIIITETDRMTHIVQDLLTLSRLDAGNAELVLSRFPFGEAIESVTRANALAAKQRLHTLVYQPPESLPLIVGDRSRLEQVMMNIISNAIKYTPNGGHITITAGSSESEVWMEVCDDGIGIPEKDRERIFDRFYRVDKARSRESGGTGLGLSIAREIVQRHHGTIELAPHQGPGTTVRLTLPIGGPRPLPN, encoded by the coding sequence TTGTTCCGCAGCCTGCACATGAAGCTGATGCTGATCCTGCTGCTGCTCATCACATCGCTGATGGCTGTGGTGGGCGCCTTTTTGACCACCAGCGTCTCCAGCTTCTATATCGATACCTTCTACCAGCAGATGAGCGACGTGTTTGGAGAGGGCAACGGCGACTTCATCGCCACGCTCCGCAGCGACGCTGAAGCGCCGGACGGCGCGGAGCAGATCCGCCTTCTGCTGGACGCCCGGGCCGGCGAGCTGGGCATCGACTACCGCACCCGCAACTACTTCGTGCTGGACGGTGAGACCGGCGCCTTCCTGGCCGGCTCCACCGACGCCTCGGAGCTTCCCCGGGAGCAGACCGCCAACCTGCTCACTGCCCGCAACGCCGTGGCCACCGGGGACGCCTCCCTGGTGGGCGACGAGAGCGACATCACCGCCAGCTATATGGACGTGGCCATCCCTATCTTTGGCGGAGACAACGCCTACATTATTTATGTGCTGGATAACAAGGACACCGTGTCCGGGCTGAACAGCCAGCTGTTCCTCATCATCATGCAGGCGCTGATCATCGGCCTTCTGATCTCCGTGCTGCTGAGCTTTCTGCTGTCCAAGACCATGGTGGGGCCCATCGAAAAGCTGACTGCCAGCGCCGAGAAGGTGGCCGCCGGGGACTTCGACAGCCGCCTGACCGTGGAATCCACCGACGAGATCGGCATTCTCACCGGCACCTTCAACGAGATGGCAGGGGTGCTGCAAGCCACTCTGGCCGCCGTAGAGAACGAGCGCAACAAGCTGGACACGCTCTTCCTCCACATGACCGACGGCGTGGTGGCCTTTGACCACGACGGCGTGCTGATCCACTGCAACCCCGCCGCCACTTCCATGCTGCAGCGGACGGTCCCGGCGGAGAGCACCTACGACCAGCTCTTCGGCTCCGTGTATCCCTTCCGGGAGATGCTGGCCCTCCAGCGGCCCAACTACGCCGAGGGCGAGATGCTGGTGGGCGACCGGACCCTGGAGCTGTATCTGGCGCCCTTCTCCGACCAGGCCAGCGGCGGCGTGCTGATCGTACTCCACGACGTCACGGAGCAGCACCGCAATGAGGAGCGGCGCAAGGAATTCGTGGCCAACGTGTCCCATGAGCTGCGCACCCCCCTCACCAACGTCCGCAGCTATGCTGAGACACTCCGGGACGGCGGCGGCGAGATCCCGCAGGACACCGCCAACAGCTTTCTGGACATCATCATCACTGAGACGGACCGGATGACCCATATCGTTCAGGACCTGCTGACCCTCAGCCGCCTGGACGCCGGCAACGCCGAGCTGGTGCTCTCCCGTTTCCCCTTTGGGGAGGCCATCGAGAGCGTCACCCGGGCAAACGCCCTGGCCGCCAAGCAGCGGCTCCACACCCTGGTCTACCAGCCGCCGGAGAGCCTGCCGCTGATCGTGGGCGACCGCAGCCGGCTGGAGCAGGTGATGATGAACATTATCAGCAATGCCATCAAATACACACCCAACGGCGGACACATCACCATCACCGCCGGCTCTTCCGAGTCGGAGGTATGGATGGAGGTCTGCGACGACGGCATCGGCATCCCGGAAAAGGACCGGGAACGGATCTTCGACCGGTTCTACCGGGTGGACAAGGCCCGCTCCCGGGAATCCGGCGGCACCGGCCTGGGCCTGTCCATCGCCCGGGAGATCGTTCAGCGCCACCACGGCACCATCGAGCTGGCGCCCCACCAGGGGCCCGGCACCACCGTGCGGCTGACGCTGCCCATCGGCGGCCCCCGGCCCCTTCCCAACTGA
- a CDS encoding response regulator transcription factor: MNTQKTVLIVEDEKNIVDILRFNLQREGYQTCEAYDGEDGLAKALSVNPDLILLDVMLPKMNGFDVCRRLRDKGDNVPVIILTAREEEADKVLGLEIGADDYITKPFSMRELIARVGANIRRTAMAAPVSAAATAMPVAGDLSINTDSHQVFRAGEAIDLTTREYELLTFLASHPNKVYSRIDLMEQVWNYGYVGDDVRTVDVTVRRLREKIEADPANPVYILTRRGVGYYFSAT; this comes from the coding sequence ATGAACACTCAGAAAACCGTCCTCATCGTGGAGGACGAGAAAAATATCGTGGATATCCTGCGCTTCAACCTCCAGCGGGAGGGGTATCAGACCTGCGAGGCCTACGACGGGGAGGACGGCCTGGCCAAAGCCCTGTCCGTAAATCCGGACCTGATCCTGCTGGACGTGATGCTGCCCAAGATGAACGGCTTCGACGTGTGCCGCCGCCTGCGGGACAAGGGGGACAACGTGCCGGTCATCATCCTCACCGCCCGGGAGGAGGAGGCCGACAAGGTCCTGGGCCTGGAGATCGGGGCCGATGACTATATCACCAAGCCCTTTTCCATGCGGGAGCTGATCGCCCGGGTGGGGGCCAACATCCGCCGCACCGCCATGGCGGCGCCGGTATCCGCCGCCGCCACAGCCATGCCGGTGGCCGGGGACCTGTCCATCAACACCGACAGCCACCAGGTGTTCCGGGCCGGAGAGGCCATCGATCTGACCACCCGGGAGTACGAGCTGCTGACCTTCCTGGCCAGCCACCCCAACAAGGTCTACTCCCGCATCGATCTGATGGAGCAGGTGTGGAACTACGGCTATGTGGGCGACGACGTGCGCACCGTGGATGTGACCGTCCGCCGCCTGCGGGAGAAGATCGAAGCCGACCCCGCCAACCCCGTCTATATCCTGACCCGCCGGGGCGTGGGATACTACTTCTCCGCCACATAA
- a CDS encoding NUDIX hydrolase produces the protein MNQPLDLTERTLSRKDLYDGLLCRVHVDEVLLPNGHTSQREVVDHVDGVAVLPLDERNNVLTVTQYRYVFGKLLLEIPAGKLDEGEDPVSGALRELEEETGAVPDSLLPLGVILPAPGCYGEKLHLFLARGLRMKDQHLDPDEFLNVERIPFSEMVHRVMDGEIEDAKTIAAVLKTKILLDL, from the coding sequence ATGAACCAGCCCTTGGATCTGACCGAGCGGACGCTCAGCCGGAAGGACCTGTATGACGGGCTCCTGTGCCGCGTCCATGTGGACGAGGTGCTGCTGCCCAACGGCCATACCTCCCAGCGGGAGGTTGTGGACCATGTGGACGGCGTGGCGGTGCTGCCTCTGGACGAGCGCAACAACGTGCTGACCGTGACCCAGTACCGCTATGTGTTCGGCAAGCTGCTGCTGGAGATCCCAGCCGGCAAGCTGGACGAGGGCGAGGACCCGGTCTCCGGCGCCCTGCGGGAGCTGGAGGAGGAGACCGGCGCCGTGCCGGACAGCCTGCTGCCCCTTGGCGTGATCCTGCCCGCCCCCGGCTGCTACGGGGAGAAGCTGCACCTGTTCCTGGCCCGGGGCCTGCGGATGAAGGACCAGCACCTGGACCCGGACGAATTTTTGAACGTGGAGCGGATCCCCTTCTCCGAGATGGTCCACCGCGTCATGGACGGGGAGATCGAGGACGCCAAGACCATCGCCGCCGTGCTGAAAACCAAGATCCTGCTGGATCTGTAA
- the smpB gene encoding SsrA-binding protein SmpB → MSTWKSQLLLSLEERAESWYTEKTSQESEVSPTEKKGIKIAAQNRKAFHDYFVEDRYEAGVELFGTEVKSIRAGTLNLKDSYCTVKDGELFVHGMHISPYEKGNIFNKDPVRSRRLLMHKREIRKLHALVQQEGYTLVPLSVYFKDARVKLEIGLCKGKKNYDKRAAAAQRDARREIDRTLRERNR, encoded by the coding sequence ATGTCCACCTGGAAAAGCCAACTGCTTCTTTCTCTTGAAGAACGGGCAGAATCATGGTATACTGAAAAAACTTCCCAGGAAAGTGAGGTGAGCCCCACGGAGAAAAAGGGCATCAAAATCGCGGCCCAGAACCGCAAGGCCTTTCACGACTATTTTGTAGAGGACCGCTACGAGGCCGGCGTGGAGCTCTTCGGCACGGAGGTCAAGTCCATCCGGGCCGGCACGCTGAACCTGAAGGACTCCTACTGTACGGTCAAGGATGGGGAGCTGTTCGTTCACGGCATGCACATCTCCCCCTACGAAAAGGGCAACATCTTCAACAAGGACCCGGTCCGGTCCCGGCGGCTGCTGATGCACAAGCGGGAGATCCGCAAACTCCACGCGCTTGTCCAGCAGGAGGGATACACCCTGGTCCCCCTGTCGGTGTACTTCAAGGACGCCCGGGTGAAGCTGGAGATCGGCCTTTGCAAGGGCAAGAAGAACTACGACAAACGGGCGGCCGCCGCCCAGCGGGACGCCCGCCGGGAGATCGACCGTACCCTGAGAGAAAGGAACCGATGA
- a CDS encoding peptidylprolyl isomerase, protein MNMSEVKHPIVTITMESGAVMTGELYPEKAPNTVNNFISLANGGFYDGLIFHRVIPGFMIQGGCPNGNGMGGPGYDIRGEFAGNGFTQNDLRHTTGVLSMARAMHPDSAGSQFFIMVAPAPHLDGQYAAFGQVTGGVEEAIRISEVPTDRNDKPKTPVVIQSIRVDTQGVDYPAPQKR, encoded by the coding sequence ATGAATATGTCTGAAGTGAAACATCCCATCGTCACCATCACTATGGAAAGCGGCGCCGTCATGACCGGTGAGCTGTACCCGGAGAAGGCGCCCAACACCGTCAACAACTTCATCTCCCTGGCCAACGGCGGCTTTTATGACGGGCTGATCTTCCACCGGGTCATCCCCGGCTTCATGATCCAGGGCGGCTGTCCCAACGGCAATGGCATGGGCGGCCCCGGCTACGATATCCGGGGCGAGTTCGCCGGCAACGGCTTCACCCAGAACGACCTGCGCCACACCACCGGCGTGCTGTCCATGGCCCGGGCCATGCATCCCGACAGCGCCGGCAGCCAGTTCTTCATCATGGTGGCCCCGGCCCCCCATCTGGACGGCCAGTACGCCGCCTTCGGCCAGGTGACCGGCGGTGTGGAGGAGGCCATCCGCATCTCCGAGGTCCCCACGGACCGCAACGACAAGCCCAAGACCCCGGTGGTGATCCAGTCCATCCGGGTGGATACCCAGGGCGTGGACTATCCTGCGCCCCAGAAGCGCTGA
- a CDS encoding SDR family NAD(P)-dependent oxidoreductase, with protein MKTAIITGASSGLGREIVRQMADVFPEIGSCWLIARRRERLEEIAQSLPHMTVECLDLDLCSPISFEVLKARLEAEKPEVSLLVNCAGCGFLGELGQGHTDQQTRMIDLNLRALTAVTDLVLPYMGSGGRILNVSSIASFCPTPRMTVYGATKAYVSSFTVGLSEELRRRGITVTAVCPGPMWTEFLDLGGITGNSRAFAMLPYCDQVRVAGGALRAAREGRTIYTPRLFYKFYRVLAKVVPVKLMVKITGT; from the coding sequence ATGAAAACGGCCATTATCACCGGCGCCTCCTCGGGCCTGGGGCGGGAGATCGTCCGCCAGATGGCGGATGTGTTCCCGGAGATCGGCAGCTGCTGGCTCATCGCCCGCCGCCGGGAGCGGCTGGAGGAGATCGCCCAGTCCCTGCCCCACATGACGGTGGAGTGCCTGGATCTCGACCTTTGCAGCCCCATCAGCTTTGAGGTGCTCAAGGCCCGGCTGGAGGCGGAGAAACCGGAGGTGTCTCTTCTGGTCAACTGTGCTGGCTGCGGATTTTTGGGAGAGCTGGGCCAGGGCCACACCGACCAGCAGACCCGCATGATTGACCTGAACCTGCGGGCGCTGACGGCGGTGACGGATCTGGTGCTGCCCTATATGGGTTCCGGCGGGCGCATCCTGAACGTGTCCTCCATTGCCTCCTTCTGTCCCACGCCCCGGATGACGGTGTATGGTGCCACCAAGGCGTACGTCTCCTCCTTCACCGTGGGCCTCAGCGAGGAACTGCGCCGCCGCGGCATCACCGTCACCGCGGTGTGTCCCGGCCCCATGTGGACGGAATTTCTGGACTTGGGCGGTATCACCGGCAACTCCAGGGCCTTCGCTATGCTGCCCTACTGCGATCAGGTACGGGTGGCCGGCGGCGCTTTGCGGGCGGCCCGGGAGGGAAGGACCATCTATACGCCCCGACTGTTCTATAAGTTTTACCGGGTGCTGGCCAAGGTGGTGCCGGTGAAGCTGATGGTGAAGATCACCGGCACATGA
- a CDS encoding site-specific integrase → MRIPEPKQTKAGKWYVQLMVDGVRYNRTFDTKEDALYWASGLKTKSAQDAKAPRHLTVGEATDKYIESKDSVLSPSTLLGYKKIRKNSMGDIQGVQLQDLTQERVQRWVNRLAKEKSPKTVQNAHGLLSAVLDVYLPALKLNTTLPQKVRHEIQIPSKEDLRKILQSCRGTPYELPIMLAVWLGLRQSEILGLRWEDIDGDYLNVRRAIVMGENGQAEKTTKTYSGTRRIHIPAPLKALLDAQPHTKEHIVNLSGKAVYSGFSRICEKAGVQHYRFHDLRHVNASAMLASGIPSTYSKQRMGHATDHMLKTVYYHTIKEEEVAYDAKIEQYLEDIMPEDPKNTGSEKVK, encoded by the coding sequence ATGAGGATCCCGGAACCAAAACAGACCAAAGCCGGAAAATGGTACGTGCAGCTGATGGTGGACGGCGTGCGGTATAACCGCACCTTTGACACCAAAGAGGACGCCCTGTACTGGGCCAGCGGCCTCAAGACCAAGTCCGCCCAGGACGCCAAGGCGCCCCGTCACCTTACCGTGGGGGAGGCTACGGACAAATACATCGAATCAAAGGACAGCGTCCTCTCCCCCTCCACCCTGCTGGGCTACAAAAAGATCCGCAAAAACAGCATGGGGGACATCCAGGGCGTGCAGCTCCAGGATCTGACCCAGGAGCGAGTTCAGCGCTGGGTCAATCGCCTGGCCAAAGAAAAGTCTCCAAAGACCGTCCAAAACGCCCACGGCCTGCTCTCCGCCGTCCTGGACGTCTACCTGCCGGCGCTGAAGCTCAACACCACGCTGCCGCAAAAGGTCCGTCACGAGATCCAGATCCCATCCAAGGAAGATCTCAGGAAGATCCTCCAAAGCTGCCGTGGCACACCTTACGAGCTGCCCATCATGCTGGCCGTCTGGCTGGGCCTCCGGCAGTCGGAGATCCTGGGTCTCAGGTGGGAGGATATCGACGGCGATTACCTGAACGTTCGGCGGGCCATTGTCATGGGAGAAAACGGTCAGGCCGAAAAAACCACAAAGACATACAGCGGCACTCGCCGCATTCATATCCCGGCTCCGTTAAAGGCCCTGCTGGATGCCCAGCCACATACCAAGGAGCACATCGTAAATCTGTCCGGGAAGGCGGTTTACAGCGGTTTTTCCCGCATCTGCGAAAAAGCCGGCGTTCAGCATTACCGGTTTCACGACCTGCGCCATGTCAACGCCTCCGCCATGTTGGCTTCCGGGATCCCCAGCACATACTCCAAGCAGCGTATGGGACACGCCACGGACCATATGCTCAAGACGGTTTACTACCATACGATCAAGGAAGAAGAGGTCGCCTACGACGCCAAGATCGAGCAGTACTTGGAGGACATCATGCCGGAAGATCCGAAAAATACCGGCTCCGAAAAAGTGAAATAA
- a CDS encoding type I restriction enzyme HsdR N-terminal domain-containing protein encodes MDFIDQLKQFSKRVESLKGTIQTEEATKTALIMPFFSMLGYDVFNPQEFVPEFTADVGIKKGEKVDYAIVKDGQPVILVECKSISENLDRHDSQLFRYFGTTSAKFAILTNGQYYRFYTDLDNANKMDEDPFLTINILDIRDNQVPELKKFCKSVFDIDSIFSTASELKYVHEFKDIFTQQLADPSDDFIRFFLQGCYSGQKTQNVLEKFRPVLRKALNDYISETMNDKIKTALGGSGGSVSVQEVKPAEVQAEDSNLNNTSESEKRVPNIVTTEEELEAYFIVKNLLSDVTDIHDITYKDTESYINILYKANTRKWICRLRLTENGKVLIIPDESKKETKYQLEDIYDLQKYKEQLSEVLQRYM; translated from the coding sequence ATGGATTTTATTGACCAGTTGAAGCAGTTCTCGAAACGTGTCGAGTCACTTAAAGGAACGATTCAAACCGAGGAAGCCACAAAGACTGCCCTGATCATGCCTTTTTTCTCCATGCTAGGTTATGACGTATTCAATCCCCAGGAGTTCGTTCCCGAATTTACCGCAGATGTTGGGATCAAGAAGGGCGAGAAGGTGGATTATGCCATCGTTAAAGATGGACAACCCGTCATACTGGTAGAGTGCAAATCCATCAGCGAAAACCTGGACCGGCACGACTCCCAGCTGTTCCGGTATTTTGGAACTACCTCTGCAAAGTTCGCAATTCTGACCAACGGCCAGTACTATCGCTTTTATACGGATCTGGACAATGCCAATAAGATGGATGAAGATCCTTTCCTTACCATCAACATCCTGGACATTCGAGACAACCAGGTCCCCGAGCTGAAGAAGTTCTGCAAATCCGTATTCGATATTGACTCGATCTTCAGCACGGCCTCTGAGCTGAAATATGTCCACGAATTCAAGGACATCTTCACTCAGCAGTTGGCGGATCCTTCAGATGATTTTATTCGTTTCTTCCTCCAGGGGTGCTATTCCGGCCAGAAGACGCAGAACGTTCTGGAGAAGTTCCGCCCTGTGCTGCGCAAAGCTCTGAATGACTACATCAGCGAGACCATGAACGATAAAATCAAGACCGCCCTGGGCGGCTCTGGTGGCAGCGTTTCTGTCCAGGAAGTGAAACCCGCAGAGGTCCAGGCTGAGGATTCCAACCTCAATAATACGTCAGAGAGTGAAAAGCGAGTTCCCAATATCGTCACCACCGAGGAAGAACTTGAGGCTTATTTCATCGTCAAAAACCTGCTGAGTGACGTTACTGATATTCACGACATCACATACAAAGATACTGAGTCCTACATCAATATTCTATATAAGGCCAACACACGTAAATGGATCTGTCGTCTGCGGCTCACTGAAAATGGAAAAGTTTTGATTATCCCAGACGAAAGTAAAAAAGAAACAAAATATCAACTGGAGGACATCTATGATCTCCAGAAGTATAAAGAGCAACTAAGTGAAGTCTTGCAAAGGTATATGTAA
- a CDS encoding helix-turn-helix transcriptional regulator has product MEIKKLREAAGLRQYELAERMGVKQASVSAWESGLAMPSAANLLKLADILNCSVDEILGRKRATA; this is encoded by the coding sequence ATGGAAATTAAAAAACTTCGGGAAGCTGCCGGACTGCGGCAGTACGAGCTGGCGGAGCGCATGGGCGTCAAGCAGGCCTCGGTCTCCGCCTGGGAGTCCGGTCTGGCGATGCCCAGTGCCGCCAACCTCCTGAAACTGGCGGATATCCTGAACTGCTCCGTGGACGAGATCCTGGGGCGGAAACGAGCTACCGCCTGA
- a CDS encoding helix-turn-helix domain-containing protein, which produces MPDNDKTIYKTCREAAGYTQERAAELLNLSVRQLARFEAGELIPGDDIAYSMVMLYDSQYLAVQHLRSASHLAAAILPPVEQTTLQAATIRLFNSFSRWADKRRDRQLLEIAEDGIIDEEERPMFDEIVRELGGLVKDFYELQLASADAERSE; this is translated from the coding sequence ATGCCGGACAATGACAAGACCATTTACAAGACCTGCCGGGAGGCGGCGGGCTACACCCAGGAGCGGGCCGCGGAGCTGCTGAACCTCAGCGTGCGGCAGCTGGCCCGGTTCGAGGCCGGCGAGCTGATCCCCGGGGACGATATCGCCTACTCCATGGTGATGCTCTACGACAGCCAGTACCTGGCCGTGCAGCACCTGCGCAGCGCAAGCCATCTGGCGGCGGCCATCCTGCCCCCGGTGGAGCAGACCACCCTCCAGGCGGCCACCATCCGCCTGTTCAACAGCTTCTCCCGTTGGGCCGACAAGCGCCGGGACCGGCAGCTGCTGGAGATCGCCGAGGACGGGATCATCGACGAGGAGGAGCGGCCCATGTTCGACGAGATCGTCCGGGAGCTGGGCGGGCTGGTCAAGGATTTTTACGAGCTGCAACTGGCGTCGGCGGACGCGGAAAGGAGCGAGTGA
- a CDS encoding helix-turn-helix domain-containing protein: MPKVKLGRDPRQEHINSISRIIRHHMTDRDIATQTELAERSGIPRQTLGRRMRRGGWGLDELLALDKVLRFSPEDAAAIMGVRK, from the coding sequence ATGCCGAAGGTAAAGCTGGGGCGAGACCCACGGCAAGAACATATCAATTCCATCAGCCGGATCATCCGGCACCATATGACGGACCGGGACATCGCCACCCAGACAGAGCTGGCGGAGCGGAGCGGGATCCCCCGGCAGACATTGGGCCGCCGGATGCGCAGGGGCGGCTGGGGCCTGGATGAGCTGCTGGCTTTGGACAAGGTCCTGCGGTTTTCACCGGAGGACGCCGCGGCTATCATGGGGGTGCGGAAATGA
- a CDS encoding helix-turn-helix domain-containing protein has product MSDSVFRSGRKQSFTVLYNSMLRDRRLSLKAKGLFAIMMSLPDDWQFSISGLAAYTGYGKDIIRAALLELKEVGYLVQEQVHGDGGRFGSSVYVLQDEAPPCSENPVTVEPCSGFPYTAKPSTVLPFAANPTQQKKDLTKERLTKPPISPKGDTGRAKRKKRGGLETAPEIWAAARAYAGEDQELLAALTDFLRCRELRKNPMLTVRSFNTLTAKLGRLAPDQSMKVMLLDYATSNNWNSVYPMKPDELPAQDAEPAEDQEGIDGI; this is encoded by the coding sequence GTGAGCGACAGCGTGTTTCGCTCCGGCAGGAAGCAGAGTTTTACCGTCCTCTACAACTCCATGCTGCGGGACCGCCGGCTGAGCCTCAAGGCCAAGGGCCTGTTTGCCATCATGATGAGTCTGCCGGACGACTGGCAGTTCAGCATCAGCGGCCTGGCAGCTTATACCGGGTACGGCAAGGACATCATTCGGGCCGCGCTGCTGGAGCTAAAAGAGGTCGGGTATCTGGTCCAGGAGCAGGTCCACGGGGACGGCGGCCGCTTCGGCAGCAGCGTTTATGTTCTCCAGGACGAGGCTCCACCGTGTTCGGAAAATCCGGTCACGGTGGAACCGTGTTCGGGTTTTCCGTATACGGCAAAACCGTCGACGGTTTTACCGTTTGCGGCAAATCCAACACAACAAAAGAAAGACTTAACAAAAGAAAGACTAACAAAACCCCCTATATCCCCCAAGGGGGACACCGGTAGGGCCAAGAGGAAAAAGCGGGGCGGCCTGGAGACGGCCCCGGAGATCTGGGCGGCTGCCCGGGCCTACGCCGGGGAGGATCAGGAGCTGCTGGCGGCGCTGACGGACTTTCTCCGTTGCCGGGAGCTGCGCAAGAACCCCATGCTCACCGTGCGGTCGTTCAACACCCTCACCGCCAAGCTGGGGCGCCTGGCTCCGGATCAATCCATGAAGGTGATGCTGCTGGACTACGCCACCAGCAACAACTGGAACAGCGTGTACCCCATGAAGCCGGACGAGCTGCCTGCGCAGGATGCGGAACCCGCTGAGGATCAGGAGGGTATCGATGGAATTTGA
- a CDS encoding AAA family ATPase, with amino-acid sequence MEFEKAMRAAEEYLTFIPRFMDPKMPQGLWFCNTVAEASAIQINAVCLGSGCDWDDVVKVQPFLECFLYLVIVTPNAIAREEMVKQLRPRLPAMCIYVITDAGFRNCKTLDEFVRTYGSDRLLDILEGAEELPAYGILNLAQVPRRDLRTVPRVLSRFPVLDRGIGGFFAGELSVWTGKRGVGKSTILGQLLLEAIDQGHTVCAYSGELPKEQFREWIYLQAAGPEHIAYEKDEATGKLLAMADPMADKQISEWMDERFWLFDLERNTRHDPETILKQFEYAKMRYNADVFLVDNIMSVDFDGYSDRDFNRVQSKFTQMLVTFSKRRKVHTHLVVHPRKSTSDKNSKVSSDDVSGSGDITNRADNVFFLTTHAASDAKGQPDVKPLLQILKNRDFGARGQQWLDFDRKSRRFFQDRTGNPKRPYGWDMAAQQLRITEERGAVDEIFPEEALP; translated from the coding sequence ATGGAATTTGAAAAAGCGATGCGGGCGGCGGAGGAATACCTGACGTTCATCCCCCGCTTTATGGATCCGAAAATGCCCCAGGGCCTGTGGTTCTGCAACACGGTGGCAGAGGCCTCCGCCATTCAGATCAACGCGGTGTGCCTGGGCAGCGGGTGCGATTGGGATGATGTCGTCAAAGTGCAGCCGTTTCTGGAGTGCTTCCTGTATCTGGTGATCGTGACGCCCAACGCCATCGCCCGGGAGGAGATGGTGAAGCAGCTGCGCCCCCGCCTTCCGGCCATGTGTATCTACGTTATCACGGACGCGGGCTTTCGCAACTGTAAGACCCTGGACGAGTTCGTCCGTACATACGGCTCTGACCGCCTGCTGGATATTCTGGAGGGCGCGGAAGAGCTGCCGGCATACGGTATCCTCAATCTGGCGCAGGTGCCCCGGCGGGATCTGAGGACGGTGCCCCGTGTGCTCTCCCGGTTCCCGGTCCTGGACCGGGGGATCGGCGGCTTTTTCGCCGGGGAGCTGTCCGTCTGGACGGGCAAGCGCGGCGTAGGCAAGAGTACCATCCTGGGGCAGCTGCTGCTGGAGGCGATCGATCAGGGGCACACCGTATGCGCGTACTCCGGGGAGCTGCCGAAGGAGCAGTTCCGGGAGTGGATCTACCTGCAGGCGGCCGGACCGGAGCATATCGCCTACGAGAAGGACGAGGCCACCGGAAAACTCCTGGCCATGGCGGACCCCATGGCGGACAAGCAGATCTCCGAGTGGATGGACGAGCGATTTTGGCTGTTTGACCTGGAGCGGAACACCCGCCACGATCCGGAGACTATTTTGAAGCAGTTCGAGTACGCCAAGATGCGGTACAACGCCGACGTGTTCCTGGTGGACAACATCATGTCCGTGGATTTTGACGGCTACTCCGACCGGGATTTCAACCGGGTGCAGTCCAAGTTCACGCAGATGCTGGTGACGTTTTCCAAGCGCCGGAAGGTTCACACCCACTTGGTGGTCCATCCCCGGAAGTCGACCAGCGACAAAAACAGCAAGGTCAGCTCCGACGATGTCAGCGGCAGCGGCGATATCACGAACCGGGCGGACAACGTGTTTTTCCTGACCACCCATGCCGCGTCGGACGCAAAGGGGCAGCCGGATGTGAAGCCCCTGCTGCAGATCCTCAAAAACCGGGATTTTGGTGCCCGGGGACAGCAATGGCTGGATTTTGACCGGAAGTCCCGGCGGTTCTTTCAGGACCGGACCGGTAACCCAAAGCGGCCCTACGGCTGGGACATGGCCGCGCAGCAGCTGCGCATTACGGAGGAGCGTGGCGCCGTCGACGAGATCTTTCCGGAGGAGGCTTTGCCGTGA